In Microtus ochrogaster isolate Prairie Vole_2 linkage group LG9, MicOch1.0, whole genome shotgun sequence, the following are encoded in one genomic region:
- the LOC101983638 gene encoding sperm motility kinase Z-like: MASSQPERENAGLSRVPVFFGEEIFTSQYTILRKLGQGSNAKVMLAQHRLTGVPVAVKVLMREMPWHQSAVSEVDILMTISHPNIVSLLQVIETEKNIYLIMEVAEGQQLFRHVCEVGHLQEKEARGLFHQIIGAVGYCHDHGIVHRDLKPDNIIVDRSGRVKIIDFGLGVKVRPGKLLERPGGAFQFGAPEFFLGVPYDGPKADIWTLGVLLFFMVTGTFPFSAPTLSELWKQVVQGRYEVPNQLSEELQGLIRYLLTVNPSRRPTVKEIERHSWLRHESASAHNKETIPSLPDPAIMAAMANIGFDIRDIRDALLHRRFDETMASYCLLHHQACQDHGRSAQPYLRDTEGTHFTSPTDPVSFPLPLRRRASEPALQTILPSTKNQRLEIVRQPRPRGDRSATEQDNPLCFYSWHVLGTAHLCGIGVPHIYSPTSSQGNTENKKKALPNEPGHGESAASRSGQQSDWKAWARRIGQHLWKVCCCTEETSGMAEQGVTPGMRGQNE, encoded by the coding sequence ATGGCGTCTAGtcagccagagagagagaatgcaggacTCAGCCGTGTGCCCGTCTTCTTCGGTGAAGAGATATTCACCAGTCAATACACCATCCTCAGAAAGTTAGGCCAGGGTTCCAACGCCAAGGTGATGCTGGCCCAGCACCGTCTCACGGGCGTCCCAGTAGCTGTGAAAGTGCTCATGAGGGAGATGCCCTGGCACCAGTCGGCTGTTTCAGAAGTGGACATTCTGATGACCATCAGCCACCCGAACATTGTCTCTCTCCTCCAAGTCATcgaaacagaaaagaatatctACCTCATCATGGAGGTGGCTGAGGGACAACAGCTGTTCCGTCACGTCTGTGAGGTCGGACACTTGCAGGAGAAGGAGGCCCGAGGACTATTTCACCAAATCATAGGTGCCGTGGGCTACTGCCATGACCACGGCATAGTCCACAGAGACCTGAAGCCTGATAATATCATTGTAGACCGCTCTGGAAGAGTGAAGATCATCGACTTTGGCCTGGGAGTCAAGGTCAGGCCTGGAAAACTGCTTGAGAGGCCTGGAGGGGCATTCCAGTTTGGTGCCCCTGAATTCTTCCTAGGGGTGCCATACGATGGCCCCAAAGCAGACATCTGGACCTTGGGGGTCCTCTTGTTCTTCATGGTAACTGGGACATTTCCATTTTCGGCACCCACCTTATCAGAGCTTTGGAAGCAGGTGGTTCAAGGGAGGTATGAGGTCCCAAACCAGCTTTCTGAAGAGCTACAGGGCCTAATCAGGTACTTACTAACTGTCAACCCCAGCCGGAGGCCAACGGTTAAAGAGATTGAAAGGCACTCATGGCTAAGACATGAGAGTGCATCAGCTCACAACAAAGAGACAATCCCAAGCCTCCCAGACCCTGCAATCATGGCCGCCATGGCCAACATTGGCTTTGACATCCGAGATATAAGAGATGCCTTACTGCACAGGAGATTTGATGAGACAATGGCATCGTACTGCCTACTACACCACCAGGCATGCCAGGATCATGGCCGCTCAGCCCAGCCCTATCTCAGGGACACAGAGGGGACACATTTCACCTCACCCACGGATCCCGTCTCTTTCCCTTTGCCTCTGAGGAGGAGGGCCAGCGAACCTGCCCTTCAGACAATCTTACCTTCAACAAAAAACCAGAGGCTAGAGATTGTCCGACAGCCCAGACCAAGGGGCGACAGAAGTGCCACTGAGCAGGACAATCCTCTCTGCTTCTACTCTTGGCACGTTCTTGGCACCGCTCACCTGTGTGGCATTGGTGTTCCCCACATTTATTCACCGACCAGCAGTCAGGggaacacagaaaacaagaagaaggCCCTCCCCAATGAGCCAGGCCACGGGGAGAGTGCAGCCTCACGTTCTGGACAGCAAAGTGACTGGAAGGCGTGGGCAAGGAGGATTGGGCAACATCTATGGAAGGTTTGCTGCTGCACAGAAGAAACCTCAGGGATGGCAGAGCAGGGTGTCACCCCAGGAATGAGGGGACAAAATGAATGA